The Clostridium beijerinckii genomic sequence TCAGAGATTCTGCAAAGATTAATTAAGATTGATACAGAGAAAACAGTATTAGTTGTAGGACTTGGAAATTGGCAAGTGACACCAGATGCTTTAGGTCCTAAAGTGACAGAAAAGATTATGGTAACTAGGCATTTACAAACAGTTATGCCAGAAGCAATTGATGAGTCTGTAAGACCTGTTTGCTCTATAGCGCCTGGAGTGCTTGGAGTTACAGGAATCGAAACTGTGGAAATAATTAAAGGCGTTGTAGAAAAAATTAAACCAGACCTAGTGATATGTATAGATGCTCTAGCTGCAAGAAGAGTTGAAAGAGTCAACACAACAATTCAAATTGGAGATACTGGAATATCGCCGGGTGCAGGAGTAGGCAATAATAGAAAACAAATAAATGAAGAAAATTTAGGAGTTAAGGTTATTGCAGTAGGTATTCCAACAGTTGTAGATGCAACAACAATTGCTAATGATACTATAGACTCTGTAATAGATTCATTAATAAATAATTCATCAAGTGGAAATGAATTTTATAAAATGTTAAAATCTCTTGATAAAAATGAGAAGGAAAGACTCATTAAGGAAGTGATGTCATCAAAAGCAAGTATGGATATGATAGTTACACCTAAGGACATTGATTTAATGGTTAATTCTTTATCAAGAATAATAGCCAATGGGATAAACATGGCAGTCCAACCTAATATGGATATGGATGAGATTAATAAGTTTATGGGTTGATTATTAATAATTTATTTCTTGAAATTTAGAATGAGAAGAAAAGATCTCAAAGTAATTTGAATTATTTTGGGATCTTTTTATTTTAGATTGATTATCAATGTATATTTTAATCTATTCTAATTTTTAAATAGATAGAATGATATTTATTAGAATAATTATGTAAATCCGTTAATATAAATATAAAAAAGGGCAAGGGGGGGATTACCGTGATATATATGAGCAGAAGAGGAAAAAAAGGTGAAATTAATAAAAGGATAAAAGCAAAACCTAACATTAATATAGGCTTAATAATCCTCATTTTAATTATAGGTGTATTTTTCATAAGATTAGGTAATGTTTTAAAAAATAGCAAGGAAAGAGGAGCATTTGCCTATGTTCAATTGTTAAATCTAGGAATGCCGATAATAGAATCCCAAGTTTATGATGAAGGAACCTATGCTGAAAATAAACTTTCATTAAAGAATGTTTGTTTTCAAGTATTAGGATTAAATAATCTTAGCTATAAAGGAATAATTCAAAATGAACTTAGTTTCTTTGGTGATGGAGAAAGTTCTAGCAATACTGAAACTAATTTTAGTTTTAATCCGTTTCAAATAAGCGAAGACAGTATATCAAAAGTACAAGTAAACACTGATAGTAAGAATACCCCAATATATGATCCTAGCTTAAAGAAGACATTGGATAAATCTAAGCCAGAAGTATTAATATATCATAGTCATACTACAGAAAATTATAATGCATCAGAACCAGATAGTTTAAATGAAGATACCAATGTAGTGGGAGTAGGCGATGTTCTTGCTAATGAATTAGAAGAGAATTATGGGATTTCAGTCATACATGATAAAACCAATAATTGTATTTCTTATAATGATAGTTATACAAGATCTGGAGAAGTGGTTGATAAATATTTAAAACAATATGGAGATTTTAAAATGGTTATAGATCTGCATAGAGATTCCGTAGAAGATAAAGCTGCGACAACAACAGAAGTTGATGGAATGAGCGCATCTAAAATAATGTTTGTAAATGCTGAAAATAGTACGAG encodes the following:
- a CDS encoding stage II sporulation protein P; the encoded protein is MIYMSRRGKKGEINKRIKAKPNINIGLIILILIIGVFFIRLGNVLKNSKERGAFAYVQLLNLGMPIIESQVYDEGTYAENKLSLKNVCFQVLGLNNLSYKGIIQNELSFFGDGESSSNTETNFSFNPFQISEDSISKVQVNTDSKNTPIYDPSLKKTLDKSKPEVLIYHSHTTENYNASEPDSLNEDTNVVGVGDVLANELEENYGISVIHDKTNNCISYNDSYTRSGEVVDKYLKQYGDFKMVIDLHRDSVEDKAATTTEVDGMSASKIMFVNAENSTRYPKNKELTEKVFNKTSELFPGLPIKILTYHRGKNAFNQSKSDGCLLFEIGSHTNTPDESKVTAECMARVIAEVLNKK
- the gpr gene encoding GPR endopeptidase; translation: MINVRTDLVLEAREIYKESHKDEVDIDGIEVIEESDDDIKVTTVKVKNDEGAKKIGKPKGNYITIGMPDFTAYDGETMDRVSQVVSEILQRLIKIDTEKTVLVVGLGNWQVTPDALGPKVTEKIMVTRHLQTVMPEAIDESVRPVCSIAPGVLGVTGIETVEIIKGVVEKIKPDLVICIDALAARRVERVNTTIQIGDTGISPGAGVGNNRKQINEENLGVKVIAVGIPTVVDATTIANDTIDSVIDSLINNSSSGNEFYKMLKSLDKNEKERLIKEVMSSKASMDMIVTPKDIDLMVNSLSRIIANGINMAVQPNMDMDEINKFMG